DNA from Vulpes vulpes isolate BD-2025 chromosome 9, VulVul3, whole genome shotgun sequence:
CCGCACTGGCTCAGCCCAGGTAGATGGTGAGGAAGCACCCTTGGGGTCAGAGGCCACGTTGCTGGCCCGGTCGGATTGTAAACCCCATTTGTGGGAAAGGTGTAGCCTTTTCCAGGGGCGCCACCCTTTGGTGTGGAGGTCAGAAAGCCAGGCAGCTGGTTCTGGAGCAGAGCACCCCCGGGTTGCCAGACCACACGGATGCTCAGAGCCAGGCCACAGGGCAGCAGATGCCGCCCATAAGTGTAAGGACGATCCAGAATGAAAGGGTTCTTAAAGCTGCAGCAGTTGGAAAGAACGTCAGGTGGACCGCTCATTTACTGCTGAGGATTTGGAGGTCCAAAGTCAGATTCTTGGCAGAACCCAAAGGCACCAGAtaggtttgtgggtttttttaagattgatttattcatgaaggacacaggcagagggagaagcagactccctgcggggagcccgatgcaggactcgatcccaggaccccgggatcacaacctgagtcgaaggcagacgcccaatcactgagccacccaagggtcccttttccttcatttacataaattttaaaccCATCCTAGAAGACAGTGACTTCAAGGGACAACAGTGCCCCCTAGTGGTGTTTATTTCAAGTCTGCAAACAatagcccccgcccccgccccaatCAGGCACTAGACGCTTCTCTCTACAGGACTcttgcttcctgctcagcaacCTTTCTGAGCACCCTGTGGGCTCTCGCAGGAAGGGCACTTCCCGGGCACTGGCCCACCTGCTGTGCAGACAGACCAAAGGAGGAACTCTCCGCAAAGCCCTGGCAACTGGGCAGGCGACAGCTGCAGTCAGCTGGGTGGGATTACTAGAAAGACAGGAAGGGTTTGAATGGAGGGTGCCCCGTGGTGCGGACCTGCCATCAGACACCACCCTAGTGAGCCTGCAGCCATCCCGGAACCCCGCCCGccaccccacccagccccaccagCCATCCCCCTGAGCCCCAGGCTGGCACAAAATCACAGTAAACCACAACCTGGGCATCAAGTGTAAGAGGAGCCCGATCCCTCCCAACATAATGGGCTGATCCCCAACATTTCTCTAAAACCTGGTTCCACACCACTTCCCATGCAGGCTACCTCCCGGCTCCCCTGGCTCCTGCCGGCCACAAGTGGCCAGCTGCCGTGTCCCAGGGCAGTCTCCGTGTCCGCCTCAACAGCTCCCGGGCCCAGCCAGACCTTCACTTCTGACCAGCTAAGCCTTGAGGTAACCAGCATCATTCAGTGACAGTATGGTCCGTGTCCCGTGAGGAAAGAATGAGGCGGACGCCCGGTAAGCCATCACCTGTCTTCCAAACCTTACAAAGTAAGGCCTGAATGAGCAGGAGGACAGACCTAGGCAGCCTCCAACACCAGCCTGCAAAGCAGAGCCCCAAAGTCTCGGCCAGCCAGCACCCTCTGTCTTCCCCACCCCCGCAGGCTGCAAACCCACCTGTGAATGGGCCCCGAAGCCGCCTCCCCGCCTGTGCCTGTCACCAGGGCCCCCAGCACCGCTGGCACTGCTGGCACGCCTGCAGCCAGGCCTCTCGGAGGAAAGTTGGCTGGCTTCAGCGTAAATGGGGAGCACTCGCAGAGGCTTACCCTGGGATTTCTGAAAAAGCCCATGGAGCCCGAGTGGAGGTGGCTGGCACACTGCCAACCATGTAGCTCCAGCCAGGTCCTAGCAGGCCAAGCATAGCGGCTCCAGACTCTCCTGAGCAGGGCCTGGAAGAAGAATCAAAGCCAACGGAGACCAGGAAAGGGCGGCAGGACCAACAGGGGATGTCAGCAGGCTGTGGCCCTGGACTGCCATCCCCATCCCCACGCGGGCCTTTCTCCTGTGTGTCAGACCAGGTTCACGCCAGTGCTGGAGACCAGGAAGCATTTTATTGCCTGACAGAGCAGAGCCCACGTCTAGCAGCTCCACTGCAGATCCTCCCCGACCCTCTTGTGTCGCTGCACACAGGTGTGTGAAGGGGACGGTCTTATGGCACAGATTGTTCAGAGTCCCTCCAGGGACACCCTCCCAGGGTGTGACCTGGGCCTCAGTCCTGGGTGCTGGCCTTCAGCATTGCTTTGTACTTCCCGGTCAGCTCCTTGGGTAACGGCAACAGGCCCGGGCAGGGGACCTGCCCCTCCACCTCGCAGATACACTCCCGCAGGCAGTACTTTCGGGGCCCGAAGTGGGCTGGGTGAGAAAGCTGCtttttctcctgctcctcctcttccagGGTTTCCCTGCCAAAGAGCACACTGAGAGCCTCTACCTGGTGTGCACTTCTCGCCACATGCACCCCTGGTGGCCACCACATGCACCCCTGGTGGCCGGAACGCCTGGCTCCGCTGTGCCTcccgcctccccacccctcctcaaCCCCAAAGCCTAGGCCCCCCCCTCTCCACAGGCCTCCCAGCTCAACGGGGAAGCAGGAAAGCAGGCTGGCCTCAGCACAGctgcaggcaggaggaaggggcctGTGAAGGCCTCTGTGCGCTTCCTCCAAGAGGCACTTTCTTggcttccctccctttcctcttcccatCCACTTGGAGAAAGGCCGGATCCCAACACATCCCAGGGTTAGATAGCAGCTCCCAGGAATGTCTCAAGGACTAGTGGCTGCAACCGCCCCAATTTCTATAGCACCTCAGCCTCCTGTGGGGCCCAGTGCACAGCCCAGGGCAGCAGAGCTCTCccagctccaggctccaggctcactGACTTACTGTCACACAGCTGGGGGCGTGGGGAGCAGCAAGGCTGGATGGAGCTGTGCTCTGGGCTCGGCTGGCGTGTGCCCCCAGTGCCCTTCTACCTCCTTCCCTCAGAGTTGAGACATTCACCCCCCTCCAGGTCAGGCCCAGCAACTCACTTGTTCTTCCCCAAGATTTTTTTGATGTGCTCCACAATCTCCTTGTTGCTCTTGGTCTCCACATCCACAAGGACCTGCTCCCCAGAATCTGGAAATGGGAAACGGAAGGGGACAGAAAGTGGCTGAGGATGCAGCGGCTCTTCAGCCTCAAAGGGCGGTGACCAGTTTGCCTTTAGTGACTCAGTGTTTGAACGGTAAGATAAATATGTTTGCCTACAGAACCCATAATGCTACCCCTCCTTTCCATATTTCTCTGAACATGAGCAAATTTGAGGTACATGCAAAAGCATActatcaggacgcctgggtggctcagcagttgagcatctgccttcggcccagggcgtgatcctggggtcccaggatcaaatcccacatcaggctccctgcatggagcctgcttctccctctgcctgtatctctgcctctctctatgtctctcatgaataaagaagatctttaaaaaaaattaaattaaaaagaaaaaggaaaacaaaaaagaaaagaacaaaacctgaaaatggatcaaagacctaaatgtataAAAAACCTCTATATAACTTTTAGAAGAGAACATAAAAAGTCTTCCTAGCCTCCTTGGCAAAGATTTTTTAGGTATGACATCAAAAACATGGTCCATTAAAGAAgcaatgtaataaataaaattcatcaaaGTTTAAAACTTCTATTTCAGAAGATCCTAAAAGctagggtacctggctggttcagtcagtggaacatCCAATTCCCGAtcctcggggtcatgagtttgggcACCACACTGGGTggagccttaaaaataaataaactttgaaaaaaaaaaaacccaaataaataaataaataaataaactttgcttttaaaagtttaaaaataaagttataaaaataaagtttaaaaataaactttttttaaaaaaagggtactAACagccatagactgggagaaaatataacacatatatctgataaagcacTTGTATCttgactatataaagaactctcacaacTCCTTAAGACAATCcaactaaaaatacaaaatatttgaataaacatttaaaaacaaaaattacaacagttaataataagcacatgaaaagatattcttcctttagtcattaagaaaatgcaaattaagggGCACATGGATGGGCAACTCAGTCAGTTTGGcggctgtcttcagctcaagtcatgaccccaaggtcctgagattgaaccccacgttagggtccctgctcagaggggagtctgcttctccttctccctctacccctccccctgctcatgctctgtcaaataaaatcttttaaaaaattaaaaaaagaaagaaaatgcaaactaaaaccacaaggagatactgGACTggctgaaaaatttttaaatgtgtaatacAAGCGCCAATGAGGGTGCAGAGTAACCGGAACTTTCCTAATATAGCtggtaaaaatgagaaatattacaGCCACGTTAGCCAATGaatacacagaaaaggaaagaaaaagattggaaagaagtaaaactgtatttGCAGATGGAATGACTGTGTATGCTgaaaatcctaaggaatttagaaaagaaaacctactaGAAGTCATAAGTGGCTTTATTAGGAAGGCTGCAAGACACAAGGCCCACACACTAAAATCCACTGGGCTTCTATAGACTTGTAACCAAACACCTGGAAAATgacatgttttttaaatatttttcacagtAGTCATAAAACACATTCAACATTGTAAAAACTAGAAACAGCCCCCCACCGCCATGGAGGCCCACATGGGGAGCAGCGAGCCCACAGCCTGGCTGCCCAGGACCCGGCCACCAGCCACTCCTGCCCCGCGCGCGCTGCGGGAACATCCTGCTGGGTGGCCCCGACCTGGCTCAGGCCTGTGCCACCATCTGTGGCACCTCCTATCCAGACCTCCCCCTTCTGCTCCTTCCAGAGATGGCTGACATGCTCTGCCATCTGAAGACTTTCCCTGCCTTCCCAACTCTC
Protein-coding regions in this window:
- the MRPS25 gene encoding small ribosomal subunit protein mS25; translation: MPMKGRFPIRRTLRYLGQGDVVFKDSVKVMTVNYNTHGELGEGARKFVFFNIPQIQYKNPWVQIMMFKNMTPSPFLRFYLDSGEQVLVDVETKSNKEIVEHIKKILGKNKETLEEEEQEKKQLSHPAHFGPRKYCLRECICEVEGQVPCPGLLPLPKELTGKYKAMLKASTQD